The DNA segment attttgacAAGCATCACATAAATTTAACTCGCAAGAATTTGAGACTAAAGTCATAGACATCTTGTAGAAGGaatctattttcttttttggaaGATCAGCACATTTCTGATGAATGATGAAGTAATCACATACCGTGCAATCATAGAATAGAGTAGAAAATATGGGATATGCGCATATTGTACAACGCCTACTTTTACCGTTAGCATCACTCCCTTTTTTGAGCTTTAATGTATGATTCTTATGAATGAAATGCTTTATTACTCCTTCTTCGATCACTTCATATGCTTTAGAGTTTGTGGTATCTTCTAATATGCTTTCAAGTTCAATACCATCCCAGATCCCAAACCTTGTGGCACATCTCACATGAATTGCAAAATCAGGACATTTTGAGCAAGAATAAGCTCCACATGTCCAATTTATCTCTTTCATACAGACTTCACATTTCCAATCACCGGCCTCGAGGCAATCATTATAGGATATACGATGAACATGAcgactaatttttataatatgtgGTATGTCTATACAATTCCTATGGACCATGAAATTGCACTGAAGACATATATAAGGATTTGGATCATCATCCATTCCACAAGCATTACAAACAAAAATTCGTTGCGGCAAAAGAGTGAGTTGATGTTCATGCGCTTTGGGGTGGTCAAGAGCTAAAGGAGGTGGATTCTTTGCACATTCGACATCCACGCTGAAATTGCAAATAGAACAATGATAAAACAGAATATGAAGCTTGCTTTTGCACAAGCAACATTTTCCATTGGTGTAACTTGGAACACGAGTGAGACGCTTGAGAGGATGTTTAGGATGACATGAGTAGCTGAGTTCTGGTGTAGATTCAGCACAATCTTTATGGAAATTCAAACCACATATATCGCATGCATAAGGGAACCGATCATCAACTAGTTGACATATATGACATGAAAACATAATCATCTTTGGAACAAGGGATAAACGATGCTTGTGTGTATTTGGAACATCAATATTTTTGACAACTTCTTTTCTTGCACATATCAAATCGATTGCAAAATCACATATTGAACAATAATAATACATTTTTGGCAACTTACCTTTACAAATCTTGCATTCACCATGGACATCTTCGAAGTTTGAAACTACCTTGATTTTTAACATATGTTGTGGATGATAGGCGTTGCAAACATCTTGATTAGATGTAGCGCACTCCGTGTGAAAGAATAGTCCAGAACGAATGCAACGATAGCCATCACTGTAGCAGTCTTCACCAAGATTGCAGCCATCACATTTGTGACCGCGTGTTGAGTATagtgaataatattttttgagtatttcaattgaaaagataaatataagcttcttataatgtttttataatgtttttttgttttggtttcacATAATGATGGGAACTTTCCATGTATATATACACAATATGATATAACATCACTATAACAAGTTATTCTTCTTTTAAATGAACAAGACACTCTTAGAATTATGCTTTTCATAATATTGGTAAAATGAAAAAGGCAAGTTATTCTTTGTTTAATTAAGGGAGAGGATATTCTGATTTCAAATGGGTTTCTAACATACGAAAACAAATTTTTGCTGCAAGAAAAGAATTCAGgataaatcaataattataaatatattatgaattatattatattttaattttattttattttatgaattataaatattttatataaatgtatttattttaattttaaattaattaaattgatttagtaaaaaattattagttaaatagttattaaaacaaattagtTTTGAATTCATTGTTATTCAAACTGTTTGTTAATTTGCTGTCACTCTAACaatgttttaaatgttttttactACCTACCAAATTTtctaagaaaaaacaaatagcaTGAATTTTCGTATACCAAATTTGATTATCTTGTGTactcatttttttcatttggaAAACTAATGACTACCTTCCACTACTTGATTATTAAACCCTGATGTTAGACGTAGATTTGATCGTCCGTTATGGCAAGCTTATACCTTTCTATTAACAAAATCTTTGCTGATAAAGTGATTAGTCCTGatgatggttttttttttttttttttttttttctgaatgaatgttaaatttgtattCATCAAAAAAGCCATTTTACATCAAGTGTAGACCTTAATAGGAAAATCCTAATCTTTTGCAACTTATACTTCTAAGGATTAATTATCTAGTTTTGTATGTGTTCATGTCTATCACTTAATGGTATACTCTTAATAGAGTGAACCTTGGTTTCTTCCTCGATATCCGTTTCCCTGCTTCAGAGATTTACCATCCTCTTCCAGTGAGAAACGAGCTAGCTCTTAAGAGCTCTCCTCAACGCTGATTTGATTGGCTTCCGTTCTTTGGCAATGGAGCAGTTTCTCCAACAACATCCTGAGAGAGAGGTCATGTTGTGCTTGTACAGATCGTAAAACCTGCAAGGGGACGTGGGAAAGATGTTCAAGAGGTGCAGTCTGAAACTGAAACCACGGTCAAAAGGATAAACGAAATATTTGGTATACCGGTGCAAGTAGGGTAAATCCATGGAACATAGATGCAGTGACTGAAGCAATGAGCTATGCATTGATACTTTCAAAAGTAGAGAAGCAAATGCGTCACGAGCAATACACAAGTATGTTGCGCATTGGGCTCGCAGCTTTATACAGAATCTTGAAAGGGCTTGTGGGGGATTAAGTGAAGAAGAGGTGTTGGGGGataggttttgggtttaggCTTCAGAATTTTGTCACTTGATCCAAGCTTTAAAAAGCTTTCCGTTGAGCACACTGTCTCTGCTTATAAGAGGACTAAGAACAGAGCCATTCTTGTGGATTATTATGGCAAAATGGTGCAGCCAGGGTCCATTAGGACAACATCTAGCAATGAAACGATCCAAACCTTGAAAAGTCTGTTTAGTGATCCCAAGAATATAGTGTTTCTAGTCAGTGGGAAAGACAGAAAGACACTAACCGAATGGTTTTCTTCATGTGATGATCTTGGTTTGGCTGCAGTGGCTGAGATATTTGCTTGCACCGTTggacaaaaacaagaaaagctAAATACTATTTGGATGAAACGGCAGAACTGTCAGAATGCTTGAAGGTCTAGGCCACCTCCACCGCAGCTATATCTGATCAAACCGCTTCGACCACTGATGTTCCGACAAAGATCCTTTTAAGTATGAGTGAACTGAAGTTTAATGAGTTTGTTTTGATGACTTGTTAATGGTTTTCAAGTTAGAAAATTGCTTTTTTTTATGTGTTAGtaccaaatttttaaaatggatTAAGGTAAGCAAATCTAATgtaatgtatattttatattataaagagGAATTCACTTCATATCAATTTAAATGATAATCAAGAGTGTAGAACAAAGGTGTTGTTATATTCGTAGATGACTTGTAGATCAAGTAATGATTTTGTATAATTACTAATCCAGATccttagttttattattttcaatggcataatatgtttttttgggCAATGTTCCTCAGTCAATATACTGTTACTGATTAGGGAATTTGATTTTGTTAGTATATAGTTAGACTCATCATATGTTTTAACCAAAATATCACTCGGAAATGTGATTAAATATAGAAATGCGATTACAATGTGTTTCTTTacgcaacaaacaaacaaaccataTAGAAGAAATACAATACAACCATTTTTCCTATAAGAAAAGAGAtacaaacatataaatcaataattttgttacaaaagaataataaataatattaatcgaACGTTTCTGTATAtgaattttctttaaaactaaaaatatacgACTTGGAAGAAAAATATCCAGTTCTACCACGGGCCGGGTGACGATGTGGGCGACGTTAAGCTGCATATATCAAATAGCAACACTCTGTTAATATTATTAGAACTGAGatagtatattttgttaatatatataaaaatattagctAGATAGTGCATGTATATTGAATATAACTGTGGAGAAAAAAATCTTACTCTAAGAAACTTTTCCAGCAAGAGTCACTTGTTTCATCATCAAGGAACTTCTCCCAATCCTCCAGGACATCCGAACCGGTTAAGTGTTGAGTCGTACCGGGATAATTCAAGCCGGATGTTTCAGGAGAAACCGATATCGAACCATTAGATGGGATCTCACTTAATTGATCACCATAATAACCCGGCATCATTCCGGTTCCtgaatttagatttttctgagAAACCGTAACCAAACCAGGAAGCTGGTTATCTTCAAAACtatcccaaatattttcaaacggTGGCATCATGAAATCTTCATTTGCACTTTGGTTTATAAAATCATGTGGTTCATTAGCATTCAGTTGTATAGCCGCCTGCTCCGGTTTAGGATTCACTGAATTGGTAGTGAAGCTATTGACTACTGAATCCAGTTTAGGATTCAATGAATTGGTAGAGCTGGTGATGTTTGGTATGGCTTTGGGGGT comes from the Brassica rapa cultivar Chiifu-401-42 chromosome A01, CAAS_Brap_v3.01, whole genome shotgun sequence genome and includes:
- the LOC103855754 gene encoding uncharacterized protein LOC103855754; amino-acid sequence: MLKIKVVSNFEDVHGECKICKGKLPKMYYYCSICDFAIDLICARKEVVKNIDVPNTHKHRLSLVPKMIMFSCHICQLVDDRFPYACDICGLNFHKDCAESTPELSYSCHPKHPLKRLTRVPSYTNGKCCLCKSKLHILFYHCSICNFSVDVECAKNPPPLALDHPKAHEHQLTLLPQRIFVCNACGMDDDPNPYICLQCNFMVHRNCIDIPHIIKISRHVHRISYNDCLEAGDWKCEVCMKEINWTCGAYSCSKCPDFAIHVRCATRFGIWDGIELESILEDTTNSKAYEVIEEGVIKHFIHKNHTLKLKKGSDANGKSRRCTICAYPIFSTLFYDCTVSCT